The following coding sequences are from one Planctomycetaceae bacterium window:
- a CDS encoding uroporphyrinogen decarboxylase family protein codes for MTSRQRVLAVFEHQLPDRVPMWCGASQEFWDKCKTQLQLDDEGLRRRFHDDFRRVLARYAGPPMVLQHKDAVSRTIFGVERHGMGYGQPLDHPLAGASLQQVHDYPWPDPDWMDISHIRSEAAAWAGQYAILGGDWSPFFHDAIDLMGMEGLYLAMFDHPEVVDAMMTHMVDYYAAVSRRVFDAAADVIDVFFIANDLGSMTGPLLSAEMFKRFILPHTRRLIELGHDYGLYVQMHCCGGFAELIPLLVEAGLDALHSVQPSCRGMDLRALKTLFGDRIVFNGAIDSHRVLIDGTPETVIRDTREVLDIMMGGGGYIGGASHDTILEQTPVENVLAMFDTLEDYGVYEKA; via the coding sequence ATGACCTCGCGACAGCGCGTGCTGGCGGTTTTCGAGCACCAATTGCCCGATCGCGTGCCGATGTGGTGCGGCGCGTCGCAGGAGTTCTGGGACAAGTGCAAAACCCAGCTCCAACTCGACGACGAGGGCTTGCGACGGCGGTTCCACGACGACTTTCGCCGTGTGCTGGCCCGGTATGCCGGGCCGCCCATGGTGCTCCAGCACAAAGACGCCGTCAGCCGCACCATCTTCGGCGTCGAGCGGCACGGAATGGGCTATGGCCAGCCGCTCGATCATCCCCTGGCCGGGGCGTCGCTGCAGCAGGTGCATGACTATCCCTGGCCGGACCCGGACTGGATGGACATCTCGCACATTCGCAGCGAGGCGGCCGCCTGGGCGGGGCAGTACGCCATCCTCGGCGGCGACTGGTCGCCGTTTTTCCATGACGCCATCGACCTGATGGGCATGGAGGGACTGTACCTGGCGATGTTCGACCACCCGGAAGTGGTCGACGCGATGATGACGCACATGGTCGACTACTATGCCGCCGTCTCGCGGCGCGTCTTTGATGCGGCCGCCGACGTGATCGACGTGTTCTTTATCGCCAACGACCTGGGCAGCATGACCGGCCCGCTGCTGAGCGCGGAGATGTTCAAGCGGTTCATCCTGCCGCACACACGGCGGCTGATCGAGCTGGGGCACGACTACGGCTTGTACGTGCAGATGCACTGCTGCGGGGGGTTCGCCGAGTTGATCCCGCTGCTGGTCGAGGCCGGGCTCGACGCGCTGCATTCAGTCCAGCCCTCGTGCCGCGGTATGGACCTGCGGGCGCTCAAGACCCTCTTCGGCGACAGGATCGTCTTCAACGGGGCGATCGATTCGCACCGGGTGCTGATCGACGGGACGCCCGAGACGGTCATCCGCGACACGCGCGAGGTGCTGGACATCATGATGGGCGGCGGCGGATACATCGGCGGGGCCAGCCACGACACGATCCTGGAACAAACGCCCGTGGAAAACGTCCTGGCGATGTTCGACACCCTCGAAGACTATGGGGTCTACGAGAAAGCGTAG
- a CDS encoding glycosyltransferase has product MNPPEQIEHPPRALRVVWVAAPQTLVRLGAFLAPLAGALRERGIEIALLGQDPAASGALATTLPLVPLRWRKVWWLHAAAIEAAATQLARCKVEVVHGLDGATIDVSTRLGRRLTRPVAVSIYRADDLAAPKVPANLPLAAVLTASQPLCDALRAKLGEHVQAVLSRPGVEAVGRADDGPDDALRPRAIVLGGPMEESEPFESVIESLVRVLKDGPRWHCFVLGGGAAQRRLRRAVARRGLAPQVTMVPEQPSQYIGRIMSSADLYVAPVSPGGVDLNCLQALAAAAPVLSVRQPACDFLIDGVTASLFRPGNSDELDSKLGTLLCTAATAKAQAARGLEYVRMNHSIEAAADRTAAVYRDLAMQE; this is encoded by the coding sequence GTGAATCCGCCCGAACAGATCGAGCATCCCCCGCGAGCCCTGCGCGTGGTGTGGGTCGCCGCCCCGCAGACGCTGGTGCGCCTCGGGGCGTTCCTGGCCCCGCTGGCCGGCGCCCTGCGCGAGCGGGGCATCGAGATCGCCCTGCTGGGCCAGGACCCCGCAGCCTCCGGCGCCCTGGCGACCACGCTGCCGCTGGTCCCGCTGCGATGGCGCAAGGTCTGGTGGCTGCACGCGGCCGCGATCGAAGCGGCCGCCACGCAACTGGCCCGCTGCAAGGTGGAGGTCGTGCATGGCCTGGACGGCGCGACGATCGACGTCAGCACGCGGTTGGGGCGGCGGTTGACGCGACCGGTTGCGGTCTCGATCTACCGAGCCGACGACCTGGCGGCCCCGAAGGTTCCGGCGAATCTGCCGCTGGCGGCGGTGCTGACCGCCTCGCAGCCGCTTTGCGACGCCCTGCGCGCAAAGCTGGGCGAGCACGTGCAGGCGGTGCTCTCGCGGCCGGGCGTCGAGGCGGTCGGACGCGCCGATGACGGTCCCGACGATGCCCTGCGCCCGCGGGCGATCGTGCTCGGGGGTCCGATGGAAGAGAGCGAGCCGTTCGAGAGCGTGATCGAGAGTCTTGTGCGGGTGCTCAAGGACGGTCCACGGTGGCACTGTTTCGTGCTCGGTGGCGGAGCGGCCCAGCGGAGGTTGCGGCGGGCGGTGGCGCGGCGGGGCCTGGCGCCCCAGGTTACCATGGTGCCCGAGCAGCCCTCGCAGTACATCGGGCGAATCATGAGCAGCGCCGATCTCTACGTCGCCCCCGTCTCGCCCGGAGGGGTCGACCTCAACTGCCTCCAGGCCCTGGCCGCCGCCGCACCGGTCCTGAGCGTCCGCCAGCCGGCGTGCGACTTCCTGATCGACGGCGTGACGGCCTCGCTCTTTCGTCCCGGCAACAGCGACGAACTTGATAGCAAGCTGGGCACGCTGTTATGCACAGCCGCCACGGCCAAGGCCCAGGCGGCGCGCGGATTGGAGTACGTGCGGATGAACCACAGCATCGAAGCTGCCGCCGACCGCACCGCCGCGGTCTACCGAGACCTGGCGATGCAGGAGTAG